The following DNA comes from Saccopteryx leptura isolate mSacLep1 chromosome 7, mSacLep1_pri_phased_curated, whole genome shotgun sequence.
GCTGAACATTTTGTCTTCAGTACTATGAAATTAACACCGCCTGCCTCAGCATTGTTTAATAAATAGCAAAGCGTATACAGACATTTTACAAcagtttttaaagagaaacaaacagtGGTCTTACTCTTGTGGTCCTGACAATAAGCACAAATCTGCATTGGTTGGCATGAGCTGTTTATACATTCTTGAGCGCAGTTATTCTGAGAGTTCACGCGCAGTCttccaaacaaacaaagaaacaaaaatgtcctCACAATGCACTTTCAGTGACACGtggagtggaattactgggtgtCGATGCGCAGCAACTGCTCTTTGCCATTTATTATCAGGGACTTTAACTCTCCGTCTTCTTCCACTTCCACCCTTTCTTGGCCATTCTCCACGATTCTCCTGGTGGTGACTTTTTTGCCATTAGTGATTTCGGTGGAGGTCGACACGGATTTGAAGTTCCCCATCCCACCACCCCTGCCGCAGGAcatagagagggaggaaaggcccCCGCTGCCCAGGGAAGCGAAGGGATCAAATCCTGTGTCAAGAGAAGAAAACCCCCCGAAGGATGGAAACGCGCTGAAGCTGGAGAAGAAGGAGGCGGGCCCTCTGCGTCTGCTTCTCCTGGAGCTCCTCCGATCCCCCAATATGTTCTCCAGTGGGTCGCTGAAGAAGTCAAACGAGAACGGGTCCTGGCTCCGGAACACCTCCCTGAAGACCTCGGCCGGGTCGCGGAAGGTGAAGATGCATTCAAAGGGGTCCTCGAAGGGGTGCTCGAAGCGGTCCTCGAAGGgcctgccgctgccgccgccgtcCTCCACGCCCGCCTGGCCATACCGGTCGTAGACGTCCCTCTTCTTGGCGTCCGACAGCACCTCGTAGGCCTGGGCCACCTGCTTGAACCTCCTCTCCGCCTCCTCCTTGTCCTCAGGGTTTTTGTCCGGGTGCCACTTGAGCGCCAGTTTGCGGTAGGCCTTCTTGATGGCGTCAGAGGAGGCCTGGCGGGGCACGCCCAGCACCTCGTAGTAGTCCACCATGTTGGATCGCCGGGCGTGGCCCCCCACGGGCCACAGGCCACGGGCTTTGGGCTACGGAAACACTGAGCAGCGGCGTGGAGAGCAGTCGTGGAGCATGGAGACTGCGCAGTGCGGCAAGGGCCGCCCAGGAGGACCGCCTCTTGTGACGTAGCTCGCAGCTCATTGGGCGAGGCCGTGTCCTGACCGCAAGCTAGCAGGCGTGCCCGTGCCCCACCCCACGCCCTACGCTTCAGCTTGCTCTGTGTCCTGTTTCCCGCGGGAGCAGAGGCCCCGCCCACTCCAGGCCCCGCCCGCCACTGGCACCTCTCACCTCCCGGCTCTCTGTAGACCTGTGTTCTCCAAATACAATACAAGCAAGAGGAATCTAACCCGTGCAGAATAATTTTCTTGAGGTTGGCTTTTCTGCAGGCTTTCCCTTGGCCTGAGGTACAGGTGGAGTGAATTTAGTTGTCTCCTGGGCTGAAGGACAGTCATTTATTTTGTCGGTTCTCTCAACTGTTAGGCTGCAGGACCCATCTGCTTTTGTTTAGGTGGATTAATGTCTATCGATGCTTACTCCATTCGGAATTAAAAGTCAGAAAAGTTCATTATTCAACTTAACAGTAAACCCATTACATGCAAACATTAAGTCACATTTTTATGGGAAAGttacttttataaaacaaaaagatttagTGAAGATTggcatcattttactttttttttttttttttttttgcatctctcTGGCTTGGTCAAAGAGACATAGGTTTTTATATCTGCTTCTGCATTCTGTCTAGGGCCATACCACATGTCCTGAAGCCCCTGAGAAACCCCTCTCCCTACCCCTGTACACCTATGAGAGAACGAGAGTGACAAAGTCCAATATCATGATTATGGAAATAGTCTTGACTTTGTAAAATTCCCCTGAAAAATTCTTGGGGATCCCCAGAGTGCCCCAATATCAAAACGATTGAAACTTGCCAGCTGCGTTTCTAGGGGTGTGGCCAAACTTGGGATGCTGTGATTATTTCCACTAAAATTGCTATCTCACaaccacaattttatttttgacagttcTTGACATCAGATTtatctccattttctcattttctctctgacCCTGCATCTTTTGCTTTGATAAAGGGTGAGACAACACCAATAAAGGTCACTTAGTTCTAAGAGGAAAATGATTAACGAGTGAACTCTTAACATTTCATCATAAAAGGTGATAGATCCAGGAGGGTGCATGGGCTCCATCGCCAGAACACATTGCCAACTTTATAGGACCTTAACCTTACTGAGTGGAAAGCCGGGGACCTGGCCCTCGGTAAGCACGCAATAGACAATAGGAAGAAGCCGAATGGGAATAGAGTCCAGGGTGAACAAAGCCATGTGGGAAATTACAAAGCATATTTGTGGCAGAGCAAGTGATTTAGAATGGCTGGAGGAAAAGAGGCAGAAGGCAGAAGAGCAGAATGGCTTGAGAGGAGGAAGGCACTGGGACAGGGGGCTGGGTCCATTCCCAGCAATGAGGGCAAGGCTGAGGAGTCTGAATTTCATTCTGGCCCTTGGAAGCTGTTGGCCAGAGTTTCACCAGTGGTGGTGGTAGGGTGGGGCCGTGCAGGGGCTGCTGATGCCTGGAATCAGAAGACACAGATAGGGGTTGgggaccctgggggggggggaggctgaagCCCTGAAATAGGAGCATGGCAGCTGGATCTGAGAGGCAGTGGAAGAATTATGTGGATTCACTACTTCCTTGCTTGCATATGGGGCCTAGAGCACAGGAAGAAGGGATATCACAGCTACGcagaaacatttactgagtactaaGGTCTGCAGAACCATGGACCGGCACCTGCCTGAGAGAGTGATTCCAAAGCTGATGCAGAAACTCTGCCTATAAGAAATGTAGATAGATAACTAGGCACACATGGGGACCGGAGACAGATGCACACTGCTAAAGCACACCAgcagaattaaaaggaaaaaaaagctacaGAGAAAGACCACTTTGTTCCGCCCGGGAAGGTCTCATACATTATCAAGAGGTCAATGGACTTGTTTATGCAGCTCCTTTACTTTGGGAGCTTAAGCAACCTGTTCCCACCAAAGCAGCGAGGAGTGCGTGGAATGGTGGGTCCCTTAACGACTGGCTTCACCTTAAAAAGAAATTGTCTTCCAGTGGGTTCCAGTAGCTCTTTTGCAGATAACCACTCTGCAGTAGTCCCCCGAGCAAGACCACatctctgccctgctctgtgtTTCCTTAGCCACCTGTGTCCCCCCTTCAGAGCACATCTCACCGCGTCCTGTAGTTACCGGGGTGTTTGTCCACTGGAGTCCCCTGATAGGCACAAACTATATCTGACTTGGTTTTCTGCCGCCcgttcttagcacagtgctagCAGGGCCAACGCTTCACATAAGTATTTGGTGAATGGGAGAACTAGCGGTGGGTTTTGTATGTCAGGTCTGCTCAGGTTCTCGGGTAGAAGTTATTTTGGATTGCTTAGTAGTGGTTCTTGGTTGTAACTCTTGGCAGGGAGTGTAAATTGCCTACTTTTCATGTTAGTAAACTTAGTCATGGGCAGAGTTGGGCCCCAAACCATCTAGGTGCTCAGAGGTCCCAAGCAGCTCTGAGGGGCTGCATGAGGCAGGAAAGTCATAAAATTATTACAGCAGTGACTGTGTTTATAGTTCTTTGGCTCCATGTAATAATCTACAGATGAACTCTTGTGACATTGAGACTTCAGGAGAATTATTGCCCTTAATGTTGAAACTGGAGTATGAATTTCAGAATTGCAGATGAAGACACATCAACTAGctgaagcaggggtccccaaacattttacacagggagcaagttcactctccctcagaccgttggagggctggagtataaaaaaaaaactatggccctggccggttggctcagcggtagagcgtcggcctggcgtgcaggggacctgggtttgattcccggccagggcacataggagaagcgcccatttgcttcgctaacccccctccttcctctctgtctctctcttcccctctcgcagccaaggctccattggagcaaagatggcccgggcgctggggatggctccttggcctctgtcccaggcgctagagtggctctggtcgcggcagagcgacgccccggaggggcagagcattgccccctggtgggcagagcgtcgcccctggtgggcgtgccgggtggaccccggtcgggcgcatgcgggagtctgtctgactgtctctctccgtttccagcttcagaaaaatacaaaaaaaacacaaaaaacaaaaaaaaaaactatgaacaaatccttatgcacactgcacatatcttattttaaagtaaaaaaacaaacgggaacaaatataaatacaatatttaaaataaagaacaagtaaatttgaatcaacaaactgaccagtatttcaatgggaactatgggcctgcttttggctaatgagatggtcaatgtccaattccatatttgtcactgctagccgtaacaagtgatatgatgtgcttctggagccgtgactcgtgcatcctgcgtcactggaagtagtactgtacgtgagcgacgctgcgctttgcggcgccgccacatacagtactccacatacagatgcatccgcatcctgtgctcctctcactgaccaccaatgaaagaggtgccctttctggaagtgcggtggggggccgcatgcagcccacaggctgtagtttggggacccctgagctggAGCATTGCTCCCTCTTTTCTGTTCCCCCAGACTCGTACTGGGGGCAgagtgctggggtggggtggggtgggggacttTAGagtacgtgtgcatgtgtgtgtgggcaCACAGGTGTGTATGCTCATCTGTCAGCCCAAGACCGGAGGTTTGTGGAAGAAGAATGGTCATACAAGGAAAAGAGATTCTAAGGACCTACTCTAAGTGGCAGAATAAGAGGTGTCCTGTGAATGTGCCCCACAGGACACCAACACTTTACAGTTAGCAGTTTCTCCATGACTCTCCTAACAGATCCCCCAAGTATGGGTGGCCACTGGTGTTCATGGTCCAaatactggggggggggtgctttcaTCCTTGGATGGTATAGAACAGCAATTGATCCCAAGAGGAAAGAGCGAGATGCTCAGTCCTGTCTGCACTCCAATTTGTTCTTTCTGCAGCAGGGGCGTTTCTATTAAGCAACTGCCATGTTTGTTCCCTGACCCTTCACCTGGTTGTTTGGGGCACCAGTGTGTGCTGGGTATTGCTGCACGAGCACATTCTATTGTACTTGGTCCCAAAGTCctgccctctgcctcctctctgttTATTTCGATTGGATAACGACGGTGGGGACCACAGCTCTACGTCTGACTTCCAGTTGTAGATTTCTATAGTGGCCTCACATACCATTTTCCGGGCACTGCGGGAGGCCAGTGAGAATTGAGGTTAAGAGCAGGGTCTCTAGGCCCTGGCAGTCACGGCCTGGGTCTCAGTTCTGCTACTGAGTAAATGCAGGATTCTGGGAAATCCCTTTGTCTCTCTGAGGCTCGGTGCTTTTGTTGGTGAACTGGGAATAACTGTATCCGTCTGTACAGGATAATTCTAGGAGATCCCCTAAGATGTGTTGTCAAGTGCCTCCTACCATACTTGGCCCATGGTAGGAGgtgaatgctcaataaatacacattatttttgtTCACCTCTCTCTTTTGCTTCAACAAGGTCATCAGAATTCCCCAGTGTCTTCCTTTCTCTAGCCCTGTGGGCCTGTGATAAGTATGAGTTTTGTTTGGTTGTCTATTTTAGTCTTTTATGTACAGAGTTCTTCTCACTGCCTCTCTGAATGAATACAGGGCTGTTCTGCAGAAGGCCCTCTGTGCTCATGTGCTCAAATCGGCTCCCACCACTCTCCATCCCGTCAGCACTCGGTTCCTTCTTAGCCCTTTGCACAACCTCTAATGGGTCTGTTTATCTGTGTAAGTCGTCAGCCTGTCTCTCTTGATGGAGGATGAGTTCTGGGGAGGCGGGAGCCTCCAGGCCCAGCGTTGGGCTGGATTCAGTAAATACTTGTAGGATAAATGAATCACAGATGATTGAACTGCAGAGAAGGACATTCTTAGAGGTTTCCATGGGTCAAAGGTGGGCTTGCAatgtcctattcttttttttttcctaaaaggcATAGTtagctttctctttcatttctggaaAGGAAGTCTAGTTTTCACCATATAGCACTCTTTCCTCTCGGGTAACGCTCTCTTGGTCCACGGAAATACCAACGTGACCGAGTAAGAAGTGCTAGAGGTGCTTTGCCTTCTCTGTCCATTCAAGAACGTGATCTGCCCGGTTGCTGAAAAATTCCAGCCAGTTGAAACTCTTGTCGCCTGTTAAGAAACCTAGTAAAGCCCTGTTAATTTCGAGAAGTGAACTTCCTGCTACCCTTACCTGACGGACAGCCGTCATCACGTGACACAATCAAACATTAACCTGGCGTATAGATTGGTTCTTGGAACAGGTACATGGGCGAGGACAAACCTCTGGCAGATGAAGTCTTGGTAGCAAAGGCCAGGGCACCATGGCGGCAGGGTACCAGGGTCCACGTCCGCTTGTCCTCGGCCTGCTGCTGTGTGCGCTCGGTCCGGCTGTGTCCCGGGGTGGGAGGCTGTTGCTGGTCCCCATGGACGGCAGTCACTGGCTGAGCATGCGCGGGGTCATCCAGCAGTTGCATCAGAGGGGACACGACGTAGTGGTCTTATCGCCTGACGCCGCGGTGCACATTACCGAAGGACCGTTTTACACCTTGAAGAGGTACCCCGTGCCGTTCCGAAGGGAGGACCTGCAAGCGTCTTTTATCGGCCTTGGGCATAATGCATTTGAGAAAGAGTCTTTCTTGCAGCGTTTTATCAAAACGTACAAGAAAGTCAAAGAAGACTCGGCTATGCTTTTGTCCGCGTGCTCCCACTTACTGCACAACGAAGAGCTGATGACGTCCCTGGCCGAAGGCAGCTTTGATGCCATGTTGACAGACCCTTTCCTTCCTTGCGGCCCTATCGTGGCCCAGTACCTGTCTCTGCCTTCTGTGTTCTTCTTGAATGGACTGCCATGCAGCCTGGACTATCAGGGTGCCCAGTGCCCCAACACACCATCCTATGTGCCCAGGGGTCTGTCCTTTAACACAGATCGCATGACCTTTCTGCAGCGGGTGAAGAACGTCCTCATCGCCTTGTCCGAGAATTTTCTGTGCAATGTGGTTTATTCCCCATATGAGTCCTTGGCCTCGGAGGTCCTTCAGAAAGATGTGACTGTCCAGGACCTGATGAGCTCTGCGTCGGTCTGGCTTCTCAGAAGTGACTTTGTGAAGAATTACCCCAGACCCATCATGCCCAATATGATTTTTGTTGGTGGGATCAACTGCGCCGGCAAAAACCCGTTATCCCAGGTGTGTAATCTGAGTGGGAAATTTACAAGCCTGTATTCCCGCAAGTACTTTGGGTAGATAGATGAATTTGCCGCAAATATGTTTGAATGAGCATGCCTTGTTTCAAATGTCCTCTTGTGTTAACTTCTACCTTGCAAATTTCCTAGGTTGAGTTGTaatttctgtctgtctttggCATTGTCTTCTTGGTTATGTCTTTGGATCTGAGACTTTAGGAAATATTCTTCAGGACTTTAATTCTGTGGGCTCCAGTGGATAATCATCAATTAGAGGCAGTAAGAGTTAAATACCATATGCTTAAAGAGCCCTGGGTTCAGGGTTCCTTGCAGAGAACAAAAGTGTTTGATTGAGTCAGGCATGCAAGATTCAAGATCGCTGAAATTTTGACATCTGTAGGCTCCAGGAGGGAAAGTTGTGTTACTATTCCTAGTTAAACCACCAGTTTCTAGATATTCCAGTGTCCTAATCTGTATTCTACAGTCTCATTTTGTCTAAGAAAGAAATAACCAGGTAGCCAGGCTCTGACATTGGGCAGAAGGGTGACGAGTCTCACTCTCTACAAGGCTCATCTGTTAATTTCTTTCTCAGAATTTAAGGTTGCAAAAATGTAGCGTTCACGTCCTCTTCCTGGAGGTGATTGAGGATAGCAGGAGAGGTGCCTCAGGAGATGGGTTGGGAAGGGTGCTCGAGGTGCCATCTCAGtgggcattcattcatttattctttaagcATTGTAGTGTGCCTTCAACGTGATGCACATTTTAAATGGTGATGTAACTGTCATTGCAAGGAGAAACTTTGGGTGGGGGAGAAAACACCAAGTGAGACATCAGGGCTGGGTTGTGCCTCCACCGCACTGCCGCAGACCAGCTTCCCTCAGGGGGTGCTCTGGTCCCTCACCTATAACGTGGGGAGAGACGCAGTGATCCCTGGAAGATCTCGTGGCAATAAGGTTCTGATACTCGGTGGCCTGTTGGGCAAGTTTGTGTCTGATTGGGGTGgtctggttaaaaaaataaaaagtaggtgCTATTGATTTTctaaaagcaaaaggagaaaCCTGAATGGTATAGACTCCCATTCATGATTCTCTTTGAGACACaggaaaaggaagagatgagaTACATTACCAGACCAATGGGTACATCTCAGGTCAGAGGAAAGAAAGCTAGTCAGCATGTCCAATGAGAGAGgtatgaaagagaaatatttttggtATCACTATGAAGGGTCCAAGAGAAATTGATTGTGCTTCACATTCATCTTTAAATTTGAAAGTCTTCACTTTGGAGACGTGCATACATAATGGAATTTCCTTTTGAAACAGAAGGGCTTCTCTATGAACTTGCATGAATTCCCGGTTACACTGGCCTTCTCATAGTTCCTGGGACATTCCAAAAAGCTTTCCCAGTTCAGCACCGTTGGACACTCTGTTCCCTCTTTCTGAGATGCTGTTCCCTGAATTTGTTAGGTAACCACCTTCTCATTTTTTCAGGTCAGCTTCAATGTCACTTTTCCAAGGAATCCTTCTCTCTAAGACAGCGTCTTGCTATTTCTTTGATAATACATCAAATACCATGATTATTTCATTTAGATAATCATTTACTGACTGTCTCTCTATGTGTGGGGACAGGGACCACTTCTGCCAGGGCACTGCATCTTTAACACTTGGCAATGGGTGTGCACATGACTGGTGTCCCATAACACCAGCATCTGAGGCATAGAGTAGGTGCTCACtcaatatgaatgaatgaaaacaaacaatataaaCTGAGGACAAGTCACCAGATAGGTAGTAATCCCCAACAGTTCTTTATATTTCTACAATTGTATACAAACATATGTAGACGTATAGAATTTTTGGTTGCTCATTGAGCACTGTATGCGCAGTTATCAGTATGTCATGGGTGTTGCTCTAGatctaaatattatatatgtgtttttaattgCTACATAGTATTTGGTGATATTTTTGTGCCACAGGGTGTTCTGTTAGCTATCTATTCTAGTTGCCCAAGG
Coding sequences within:
- the LOC136378884 gene encoding dnaJ homolog subfamily B member 3-like; this encodes MVDYYEVLGVPRQASSDAIKKAYRKLALKWHPDKNPEDKEEAERRFKQVAQAYEVLSDAKKRDVYDRYGQAGVEDGGGSGRPFEDRFEHPFEDPFECIFTFRDPAEVFREVFRSQDPFSFDFFSDPLENILGDRRSSRRSRRRGPASFFSSFSAFPSFGGFSSLDTGFDPFASLGSGGLSSLSMSCGRGGGMGNFKSVSTSTEITNGKKVTTRRIVENGQERVEVEEDGELKSLIINGKEQLLRIDTQ
- the LOC136378883 gene encoding UDP-glucuronosyltransferase 1A1-like isoform X2, which encodes MAAGYQGPRPLVLGLLLCALGPAVSRGGRLLLVPMDGSHWLSMRGVIQQLHQRGHDVVVLSPDAAVHITEGPFYTLKRYPVPFRREDLQASFIGLGHNAFEKESFLQRFIKTYKKVKEDSAMLLSACSHLLHNEELMTSLAEGSFDAMLTDPFLPCGPIVAQYLSLPSVFFLNGLPCSLDYQGAQCPNTPSYVPRGLSFNTDRMTFLQRVKNVLIALSENFLCNVVYSPYESLASEVLQKDVTVQDLMSSASVWLLRSDFVKNYPRPIMPNMIFVGGINCAGKNPLSQEFEAYVNASGEHGIVVFSLGSMVSEIPEKKAMEIADALGKIPQTVLWRYTGTRPSNLAKNTILVKWLPQNDLLGHPKTRAFITHSGSHGIYEGICNGVPMVMMPLFGDQMDNAKRMETRGAGVSLNVLEMTSEDLVNALKTVINDKSYKENIMRLSSLHKDRPIEPLDLAVFWVEYVMRHKGAPHLRPAAHDLTWYQYHSLDVIGFLLAIVLGVVFVVYKCCAFGYRKCFGKKRRPKKSHKSKAH